Proteins encoded by one window of Lathyrus oleraceus cultivar Zhongwan6 chromosome 1, CAAS_Psat_ZW6_1.0, whole genome shotgun sequence:
- the LOC127083416 gene encoding pathogenesis-related protein 1, which translates to MGSFSILCILSLILIVSCSNITSAQDSPIDYLKPHNAARSAIEGLNISNLVWDEKLVAFAQNYANQRKDCKVIPSGGNGGYYGENLAISNGYISGAEAVKLWVDEQPHFDQYHNKCVNGECLHYTQVIWNDSLRVGCGKVKCDNGGTFITCNYYPPGNIPGQDPF; encoded by the coding sequence ATGGGTTCATTTTCGATATTGTGTATTTTAAGTTTGATACTCATTGTGAGTTGCAGTAACATTACAAGCGCCCAAGACTCACCGATCGATTATCTGAAACCGCACAACGCAGCAAGATCAGCTATTGAAGGTCTTAACATTTCAAATCTTGTTTGGGACGAAAAACTTGTGGCTTTTGCACAAAATTATGCTAATCAACGCAAGGATTGTAAAGTGATTCCCTCGGGTGGTAATGGTGGGTACTACGGTGAGAATCTTGCCATTAGCAATGGCTACATAAGTGGTGCGGAAGCAGTGAAATTGTGGGTGGATGAACAACCTCACTTTGATCAATATCATAACAAATGCGTTAATGGTGAATGTCTTCATTATACTCAGGTGATTTGGAATGATTCATTACGTGTTGGATGTGGCAAAGTAAAATGTGATAATGGAGGCACATTTATTACTTGCAATTATTATCCTCCTGGCAACATTCCAGGCCAAGATCCATTCTAA
- the LOC127115277 gene encoding uncharacterized protein LOC127115277 — MDQIKYIFENPDVTGRISRWEMLLTEYDIQYVTQKAIKGSILSDYLAHLPVEGYQLLRFDFSDEDIMFIRDFAIPCPEEGPEPGSRWTLVFDGASNARGHGIGAIITSLTGFHLPFTARLCFDYTNNMTEYEACIYDTEASIDLRIKILEVYGDSTLVISQVKGD; from the coding sequence ATGGATCAGATAAAGTACATATTCGAAAACCCTGATGTCACTGGTAGAATTTCTCGGTGGGAAATGTTGTTAACcgaatatgatattcagtacgtgactcagaaagcaataaaaggGAGTATTTTGTCTGACTACCTTGCTCATTTACCTGTGGAGGGTTATCAACTGTTGAGGTTTGACTTTTCAGACGAAGACATCATGTTTATCAGAGACTTCGCTATTCCATGCCCCGAGGAAGGACCCGAACCAGGATCAcgatggacgctcgtgttcgatgGTGCTTCTAATGCTCGTGGTCATGGAATAGGCGCAATTATTACTTCTCTAACTGGCTTCCACCTTCCGTTTACCGCTAGATTATGCTTTGACTACACCAATAATATGACAGAATATGAGGCATGTATCTACGATACTGAGGCGTCCATCGACTTAAgaatcaagattcttgaggtatatggagattcaactctGGTAATCAGTCAGGTAAAAGGTGATTAG